The following proteins are co-located in the Paenibacillus sp. JNUCC32 genome:
- a CDS encoding MerR family transcriptional regulator, whose protein sequence is MLPIGEFSKLCEVSTKTLRYYDEIGLIHPDQISPENGYRYYSIGQLKRMLYINRLKSYHFSLDEIKEILAGEPGHSDEKLYTALHRKRREVQHKLDMYHHALNRMDQDILSLEKGIDVMSYLNRIEVQLVDRAPMHLLFIRRMMSREDYALGYGRYFSGLYEQIAKEKLTLVGTPMTIYHSSEYNPAGNDTEFALPVKERVIGTRDLEGGRCAKSVWKGSYSDLTSVYARLREWIEEEGYALRQSPYEIYVTDPNQATAAEHLVTEVYFPVSKKQIKNARYL, encoded by the coding sequence TTGCTGCCGATCGGGGAATTCTCCAAACTATGCGAAGTATCGACGAAGACGCTTCGGTATTACGATGAAATCGGATTAATTCATCCGGATCAGATCAGTCCGGAAAACGGGTATAGGTATTATTCCATCGGTCAGCTAAAGAGAATGCTCTATATTAACCGGTTGAAGTCTTACCATTTTTCACTGGACGAAATCAAAGAAATCTTAGCGGGGGAACCGGGTCACTCGGATGAGAAGCTTTACACGGCCCTTCACCGCAAGCGTCGGGAAGTCCAGCACAAATTAGATATGTATCATCATGCCCTGAACCGAATGGACCAGGATATCCTGAGTCTGGAAAAGGGCATCGACGTGATGTCGTACCTGAATCGAATTGAAGTGCAGCTTGTGGATCGGGCGCCAATGCATCTTCTTTTCATTCGCCGGATGATGAGCAGGGAGGATTATGCTCTGGGTTATGGCAGGTATTTTAGCGGGTTATATGAACAGATTGCCAAGGAGAAGCTTACATTGGTTGGTACGCCCATGACGATTTATCACAGCTCCGAATACAATCCCGCAGGCAATGACACCGAGTTTGCCCTCCCGGTCAAGGAGAGGGTTATTGGAACGAGGGACCTGGAGGGAGGACGATGTGCCAAGTCTGTTTGGAAGGGTTCCTATTCGGATTTGACATCGGTATATGCCAGGCTCAGGGAATGGATAGAAGAAGAGGGATACGCATTGCGCCAATCCCCGTATGAAATCTATGTAACCGATCCGAATCAAGCCAC